From a region of the Streptacidiphilus albus JL83 genome:
- a CDS encoding type I polyketide synthase → MREIAIVGLDCRFPGARDARGYWELLMRSGDGVGEVPADRWDSAEFLSPEGGEGRTNTGFGGFIDDPDAFDNEFFTVSPREAAAMDPQQRVLLQCAWRALEDSGTAPATLAGSSTGVFVGIMGNEWAHQHLTDFDRITAQVGSGNGYCMTANRISYHLDLKGPSMAVDTACSSSLVAVHLAANALLAGECDTALAAGVNITVSPALGIFYTQAGLSAPDGRCKPFSADADGIGRGEGVGVVVLRRLEDALAEGQQVYAVIRGTAVNQDGRSNGITAPNRWSQQAVLEAAYRRAGVEPADVVFTEGHGTGTELGDMIETKALGALHAGRSANPMALGSVKGNLGHTEGAAGIAGLIKVALSLHHRTVPASRFAARENPQLELAAKGIKLLKAPLRLPMGRHVAGLSSFGMGGTNAHAVLASAPPQAVRPVADQGGAVFTVSASSVDALRRNLRVQADALERRRVSLDQLCWSSNQVKTGLRIRFALPADELGALVADLRAVAEDEERLSRHANRPTGRPKVAFLFSGQGAQAPGMTMRLYRESAVYRQHLDRVDAALRPHLGESVVELLQSGDERVHRTGIAQPALFAVGYALARTLQDLGVEPAQLLGHSVGEYAAAVLADALSLEQAARLITIRGRLMDALPDGGGMLSVFAPVEDIRRLAEGFPTVGVAAVNGPLQTVLSGDLASLAEIAGDLAEADVETRALKVSHAFHSPLMEPMLAEFAEAARGLGGVPRLPFYSTVHGRMLRPGEPLDADYWVRHVGATVLFADATEALLAAGPTHVLEIGPRPILGGLVRRLRPPAGLRSLHPLSGEEPGLRQLAALAAQLYQDGINPHWEALYPEESRRQIRMAPYAFSEAHRYWNTPPTRHGRTELRVQPAPDQAPSAGRPDTGPARLTLPGRAAFAGRVPEQVLAAVALVGGYSLDELSPGSRPYEDLCFDSVMLLELKKQVEKRLPEVQEVSVPELLPVLSTLGELVAFYEQRAGVAAAAS, encoded by the coding sequence ATGAGAGAGATCGCCATAGTCGGCCTCGACTGCCGGTTCCCCGGGGCCCGCGACGCCCGGGGCTACTGGGAACTGCTGATGCGCTCCGGCGACGGCGTCGGCGAGGTGCCGGCCGACCGCTGGGACTCCGCCGAGTTCCTGTCGCCGGAGGGCGGCGAGGGCCGGACCAACACCGGCTTCGGCGGCTTCATCGACGACCCGGACGCCTTCGACAACGAGTTCTTCACGGTCTCCCCGCGCGAGGCCGCCGCCATGGACCCGCAGCAGCGGGTCCTGCTCCAGTGCGCCTGGCGCGCCCTGGAGGACAGCGGAACGGCCCCGGCGACGCTGGCCGGCAGCAGCACCGGGGTCTTCGTCGGGATCATGGGCAACGAGTGGGCCCACCAGCACCTGACCGACTTCGACCGGATCACCGCCCAGGTCGGTTCCGGCAACGGCTACTGCATGACGGCCAACCGGATCTCGTACCACCTCGACCTCAAGGGCCCGAGCATGGCCGTGGACACGGCCTGCTCCTCCTCCCTGGTGGCGGTGCACCTCGCGGCCAACGCGCTGCTCGCGGGCGAGTGCGACACCGCGCTGGCCGCGGGCGTCAACATCACCGTCTCGCCCGCCCTCGGCATCTTCTACACCCAGGCCGGACTCTCCGCGCCGGACGGCCGCTGCAAGCCGTTCAGCGCGGACGCCGACGGCATCGGGCGCGGCGAGGGCGTCGGCGTGGTGGTGCTGCGCCGACTGGAGGACGCGCTGGCCGAGGGCCAGCAGGTCTACGCCGTGATCCGGGGCACCGCCGTCAACCAGGACGGCCGCAGCAACGGCATCACCGCCCCCAACCGCTGGTCCCAGCAGGCGGTGCTGGAGGCCGCCTACCGCCGTGCCGGGGTCGAGCCCGCGGACGTGGTCTTCACCGAGGGGCACGGCACCGGAACCGAACTCGGCGACATGATCGAGACCAAGGCCCTGGGCGCGCTGCACGCGGGCCGCTCGGCCAACCCGATGGCCCTGGGCTCGGTCAAGGGCAACCTCGGCCACACCGAGGGCGCGGCCGGGATCGCCGGACTGATCAAGGTCGCGCTGTCGCTGCACCACCGCACCGTCCCCGCCAGCCGGTTCGCCGCAAGGGAGAACCCCCAGCTGGAGCTGGCCGCCAAGGGCATCAAGCTGTTGAAGGCGCCGCTGCGGCTGCCGATGGGCCGGCACGTCGCCGGCCTCAGCAGCTTCGGCATGGGCGGCACCAACGCCCACGCCGTGCTGGCCTCCGCCCCGCCGCAGGCCGTCCGTCCCGTGGCCGACCAGGGCGGTGCGGTGTTCACCGTCAGCGCCTCCAGCGTCGACGCGCTGCGCCGCAACCTGCGGGTCCAGGCCGACGCGCTGGAGCGGCGCCGGGTCTCGCTGGACCAGCTGTGCTGGAGCAGCAACCAGGTGAAGACCGGGCTGCGGATCCGCTTCGCACTGCCCGCCGACGAACTGGGCGCCCTGGTGGCCGACCTGCGCGCGGTGGCCGAGGACGAGGAGCGGCTGTCCCGGCACGCGAACCGACCGACCGGGCGGCCCAAGGTGGCCTTCCTGTTCTCCGGCCAGGGCGCGCAGGCCCCCGGGATGACCATGCGGCTCTACCGCGAGTCCGCCGTCTACCGGCAGCACCTGGACCGCGTGGACGCGGCCCTGCGCCCGCACCTCGGCGAGTCCGTGGTCGAACTGCTGCAGTCCGGCGACGAGCGGGTGCACCGCACCGGCATCGCCCAGCCCGCGCTCTTCGCGGTCGGCTACGCCCTCGCCCGCACCCTGCAGGACCTCGGCGTCGAACCGGCGCAGCTGCTCGGCCACAGCGTCGGCGAGTACGCGGCGGCGGTCCTCGCCGACGCCCTCTCGCTGGAGCAGGCGGCGCGGCTGATCACCATCCGGGGACGGCTGATGGACGCCCTCCCCGACGGCGGCGGAATGCTCTCGGTCTTCGCCCCGGTCGAGGACATCCGCCGACTGGCCGAGGGCTTTCCGACGGTCGGCGTCGCCGCCGTCAACGGCCCGCTGCAGACGGTGCTCTCCGGCGACCTGGCGAGCCTGGCGGAGATCGCCGGCGACCTGGCCGAGGCCGATGTGGAGACCAGGGCGCTGAAGGTGTCCCACGCCTTCCACTCCCCGCTGATGGAGCCGATGCTGGCGGAGTTCGCCGAGGCCGCCCGGGGCCTGGGCGGGGTGCCCCGACTCCCGTTCTACTCCACCGTGCACGGCCGGATGCTGCGCCCCGGGGAGCCCCTGGACGCCGACTACTGGGTGCGGCACGTCGGAGCGACCGTGCTGTTCGCGGACGCCACCGAGGCGCTGCTCGCGGCCGGACCCACCCATGTGCTGGAGATCGGCCCCCGTCCGATCCTGGGCGGCCTGGTCCGCCGGCTGCGCCCGCCGGCCGGGCTGCGCAGCCTGCACCCGCTCTCCGGCGAGGAGCCGGGCCTGCGGCAGCTGGCCGCGTTGGCGGCCCAGCTCTACCAGGACGGCATCAACCCGCACTGGGAGGCGCTCTACCCGGAGGAGTCCCGGCGGCAGATCCGGATGGCCCCCTACGCCTTCTCCGAGGCGCACCGCTACTGGAACACCCCGCCGACCCGTCACGGCCGGACCGAGCTTCGGGTGCAGCCCGCGCCCGACCAGGCCCCGTCCGCCGGACGGCCGGACACCGGCCCGGCCCGGCTCACCCTGCCCGGCCGCGCCGCCTTCGCCGGGCGCGTCCCGGAGCAGGTGCTGGCGGCCGTCGCCCTGGTCGGCGGCTACTCCCTGGACGAGCTCTCACCCGGCTCCCGGCCGTACGAGGACCTGTGCTTCGACTCGGTGATGCTGCTGGAGCTGAAGAAGCAGGTGGAGAAGCGGCTGCCCGAGGTCCAGGAGGTCTCGGTGCCGGAGCTGCTGCCGGTGCTGTCCACGCTGGGCGAACTGGTCGCCTTCTACGAGCAGCGGGCCGGCGTCGCCGCAGCGGCCTCGTGA
- a CDS encoding acyl carrier protein translates to MTAPIATPEDYVVLLRDATGLDLDLPALESDFDSLPGWDSLHLLKLVSALERATGQRIPVGRVLEARSLEQIRRVAVGA, encoded by the coding sequence GTGACCGCTCCGATCGCCACGCCCGAGGACTATGTCGTGCTGCTGCGCGACGCCACCGGTCTGGACCTGGACCTTCCCGCACTCGAGAGCGACTTCGACTCCCTTCCCGGCTGGGACTCGCTGCACCTGCTGAAACTGGTCTCGGCCCTGGAGCGGGCCACCGGGCAGCGGATCCCGGTGGGCAGGGTCCTGGAGGCCCGCAGCCTGGAGCAGATCCGCCGGGTGGCGGTCGGCGCATGA
- a CDS encoding L-serine ammonia-lyase codes for MAISVFDLFSIGIGPSSSHTVGPMRAARMFARRLKSEGLLAQTVSLRAELFGSLGATGHGHGTPKAVLLGLEGNSPRTVDIAKADLDVERIKADRRLSLLGDHGIAFDPDTQLILHRRRSLPYHANGMTLAAFDAEGAPLLEKTYYSVGGGFVVDEDAIGADRVKPDDTVLRYPFRTGAELLRLASETGLSVSSLMLENEKAWRTEDEIRSGLLAIWDVMQECVRAGMNHEGILPGGLKVRRRAAPASRALRTEGISPANAMEWVTLYAMAVNEENAAGGRVVTAPTNGAAGIIPAVLHYYLNFIQGADDDGIVRFLLTAGAIGMLFKENASISGAEVGCQGEVGSACSMAAGGLAEVLGGTPEQVENAAEIGIEHNLGLTCDPVGGLVQIPCIERNGMASVKAVTAARMALRGDGRHHVSLDKAIKTMKETGADMKVKYKETSRGGLAVNVIEC; via the coding sequence GTGGCCATCAGCGTCTTCGACCTCTTCTCCATCGGCATCGGGCCGTCCAGCTCCCACACGGTCGGACCGATGCGGGCGGCGCGGATGTTCGCGCGCCGGCTGAAGTCCGAGGGCCTGCTCGCCCAGACCGTCTCGCTCCGGGCCGAGCTCTTCGGCTCGCTGGGCGCGACCGGCCACGGCCACGGCACCCCGAAGGCCGTCCTGCTGGGGCTGGAGGGCAACTCCCCGCGCACCGTGGACATCGCCAAGGCCGACCTGGACGTCGAACGGATCAAGGCCGACCGGCGGCTCTCGCTCCTCGGCGACCACGGGATCGCCTTCGACCCCGACACCCAGCTGATACTCCACCGCCGCCGCTCGCTGCCGTACCACGCCAACGGGATGACCCTCGCGGCCTTCGACGCCGAGGGCGCGCCGCTGCTGGAGAAGACCTACTACTCGGTCGGCGGCGGCTTCGTCGTCGACGAGGACGCCATCGGCGCGGACCGGGTCAAGCCCGACGACACCGTGCTCCGCTACCCGTTCCGGACCGGCGCCGAGCTGCTGCGGCTGGCCTCCGAGACCGGCCTGTCCGTCTCCTCGTTGATGCTGGAGAACGAGAAGGCCTGGCGCACCGAGGACGAGATCCGCTCCGGCCTGCTGGCGATCTGGGACGTGATGCAGGAGTGCGTCCGCGCCGGGATGAACCACGAGGGCATCCTGCCCGGCGGCCTCAAGGTCCGCCGCCGCGCCGCCCCCGCCTCCCGGGCCCTGCGCACCGAGGGCATCAGCCCGGCCAACGCGATGGAGTGGGTCACCCTCTACGCGATGGCCGTGAACGAGGAGAACGCGGCCGGCGGCCGGGTGGTCACCGCCCCGACCAACGGCGCGGCCGGCATCATCCCGGCGGTCCTGCACTACTACCTGAACTTCATCCAGGGCGCGGACGACGACGGCATCGTCCGCTTCCTGCTGACCGCCGGCGCGATCGGGATGCTCTTCAAGGAGAACGCCTCGATCTCCGGCGCCGAGGTCGGCTGCCAGGGCGAGGTCGGCTCGGCCTGCTCCATGGCGGCCGGCGGCCTGGCCGAGGTCCTCGGCGGCACCCCGGAGCAGGTCGAGAACGCCGCCGAGATCGGCATCGAGCACAACCTCGGCCTCACCTGCGACCCGGTCGGCGGCCTGGTCCAGATCCCCTGCATCGAGCGCAACGGCATGGCCTCGGTCAAGGCGGTCACCGCCGCCCGGATGGCGCTGCGCGGCGACGGCCGCCACCACGTCTCGCTGGACAAGGCGATCAAGACGATGAAGGAGACCGGCGCCGACATGAAGGTCAAGTACAAGGAGACCTCCCGGGGCGGCCTCGCGGTCAACGTCATCGAGTGCTGA
- a CDS encoding wax ester/triacylglycerol synthase domain-containing protein, with amino-acid sequence MTTTTAELRPLDMAFWSLESEAAPLHLGALLHFGPGGAPDAESLVSLLAERAGRSARLRQRVHVPWNPLDPPRWVDDPRFAARQHIGVHPLEGPGALERVTAALMAAPLRRELPPWEIHLLTGGGLAQGFTLLLKVHHAAVDGLRAVELGVRLLDRLEADRQPAPEPPPSRHPGLAAGLAAGLDGFTRRTLRSARVAAEVATAVVGSRVAEGWRPVGTPLHTGATGTTGAVAGERVLALPSLATRDLQLIRRAHGGTLHDIVLAVVAGGLRRWFLDLGRDPALRSTRVLVPVSQRARTEDAEQGNQLSGFLVTLPLAEPDPLIRLYRVREAMSAHKARGPLRGPGAVATLPDLLPPGVQRFTGPLLRPSAPLLFDALVTDVPLPGLRFTLAGAPLTAMNPLPPLAQGHTLAIAASRYRDRVHLGIHGEADPDRDPRDLSAMLAAEVRTLLQLS; translated from the coding sequence GTGACCACGACCACAGCCGAACTTCGCCCTTTGGACATGGCCTTCTGGAGCCTCGAGTCCGAAGCGGCGCCGCTGCACCTCGGTGCGCTGCTGCACTTCGGGCCCGGCGGAGCGCCGGACGCCGAGTCGCTGGTGTCCCTGCTCGCCGAACGCGCGGGCCGCTCGGCCCGCCTCCGCCAGCGGGTGCACGTGCCGTGGAACCCGCTGGACCCGCCGCGCTGGGTCGACGACCCCCGCTTCGCCGCCCGGCAGCACATCGGGGTCCACCCGCTGGAGGGTCCGGGCGCGCTGGAACGGGTCACTGCCGCGCTGATGGCGGCGCCGCTGCGGCGCGAGCTGCCGCCCTGGGAGATCCACCTCCTCACCGGCGGCGGACTCGCCCAGGGCTTCACCCTGCTGCTGAAGGTGCACCACGCGGCCGTGGACGGCCTGCGCGCGGTCGAGCTCGGGGTCAGGCTGCTGGACCGGCTGGAGGCGGACCGGCAACCCGCCCCCGAACCACCGCCGTCCCGACACCCGGGCCTGGCCGCCGGGTTGGCGGCGGGGCTGGACGGGTTCACCCGGCGTACCCTGCGCTCGGCCCGGGTCGCGGCCGAGGTCGCCACGGCCGTGGTCGGCAGCCGGGTCGCGGAGGGCTGGCGGCCGGTCGGTACACCGCTGCACACCGGCGCGACCGGGACCACGGGCGCGGTCGCCGGGGAGCGGGTCCTGGCGCTGCCGTCGCTCGCCACCCGCGACCTCCAGCTGATCCGCCGGGCGCACGGGGGCACCCTGCACGACATCGTCCTGGCCGTGGTCGCCGGCGGGCTGCGGCGCTGGTTCCTGGACCTGGGCCGCGACCCCGCGCTGCGCAGCACCCGCGTCCTGGTGCCGGTCAGCCAACGGGCCCGGACCGAGGACGCCGAGCAGGGCAACCAGCTCTCCGGATTCCTGGTCACCCTGCCGCTGGCCGAACCGGACCCGCTGATCCGGCTCTACCGGGTGCGGGAGGCGATGTCCGCGCACAAGGCGCGCGGTCCGCTGCGCGGCCCCGGCGCCGTCGCCACCCTGCCGGACCTGCTGCCGCCCGGGGTCCAGCGCTTCACCGGGCCGCTGCTGCGGCCCTCGGCCCCGCTGCTCTTCGACGCCCTGGTCACCGACGTCCCGCTGCCGGGCCTGCGGTTCACCCTCGCCGGAGCCCCGCTCACGGCCATGAACCCGCTGCCGCCGCTGGCCCAGGGCCACACCCTCGCCATCGCGGCCAGCCGCTACCGCGACCGGGTGCACCTCGGCATCCACGGCGAGGCCGACCCCGACCGCGACCCCCGCGACCTCTCGGCCATGCTCGCGGCCGAGGTCCGCACCCTGCTGCAGCTGTCCTGA
- a CDS encoding acyl carrier protein, producing MNAITTNNAAPSHTAESLSVWLVDRIAVYLKRTPAEIDPSVPLAEYGLDSVAALSLCGDIEEDFDLVLEPTVAWDYPTVEALAGHLLEEFANQAGPAR from the coding sequence ATGAATGCCATCACCACCAACAACGCGGCGCCGTCGCACACCGCCGAGTCCCTGAGTGTCTGGCTGGTCGACCGTATCGCGGTGTACCTGAAGCGCACGCCGGCCGAGATCGACCCCAGCGTGCCGCTGGCCGAGTACGGACTCGACTCCGTGGCCGCGCTCAGCCTCTGCGGTGACATCGAGGAGGACTTCGACCTGGTCCTGGAGCCGACCGTGGCCTGGGACTACCCGACGGTGGAGGCGCTCGCGGGCCACCTGCTGGAGGAGTTCGCGAACCAGGCGGGACCGGCGCGATGA
- a CDS encoding acyl-CoA dehydrogenase encodes MTSDAVMPPADAPDRQEVRAAARVAEIEAVLGDPGDPVNPVGYARLLEADEAGELLAAGEKALDELGLNAEFVPVAEGGRLERIDSLVRILRQVFRRDVALGLGYGVTSFMASVNVWTAGDDRQRERLAGILLGGGRASVAYHELAHGNDFVRNEFEARQQGDGGFLLHGTKQVINNAGRADAWLLFSRTSDAPGSRSHSVLMVERSETDARRLRILPRYETVGVRGCQLSGLDFDQAPVPEQALVGGLGRGVELALRSFQITRSAVPGMALGAADTSLRTVVSFALGRKLYRRSVMDIPHARATLGGAFLDLLTSDSLSLVATRAVHLLPEETSVYASAVKYLVPKLLTETMYELSIVLGARFYVREGEFGIFQKHIRDLPVLSLGHAGSAACQATIIPQLPRLARRSWFQGEPAPDELFQLRTDLPEIPFQRLTLASGRDSVSCALVAAVASLPDGTPTEVALQSLALRLMDELRQLQEQSLELSLEDRTALASPASFALVDRYTVVLAGASVLGVWRQAQALGDDRFLADPAWAAAALHRLVRRLGYQPAPLPAGCEEQVHQELLRRYEERHSFDLYDTPLAG; translated from the coding sequence ATGACAAGCGACGCCGTCATGCCGCCGGCTGACGCTCCGGACCGGCAGGAGGTTCGCGCGGCGGCCCGGGTCGCCGAGATCGAAGCGGTGCTGGGCGACCCGGGCGACCCGGTCAACCCGGTCGGCTACGCCAGGCTGCTGGAGGCGGACGAGGCCGGTGAGCTGCTCGCGGCCGGCGAGAAGGCACTGGACGAGCTGGGCCTCAACGCCGAGTTCGTCCCGGTGGCGGAGGGCGGACGGCTGGAGCGGATCGACTCGCTGGTGCGCATCCTGCGCCAGGTGTTCCGCCGGGACGTCGCGCTGGGCCTCGGCTACGGCGTCACCTCCTTCATGGCCTCGGTCAACGTCTGGACCGCAGGGGACGACCGGCAGCGCGAGCGGCTGGCCGGGATCCTGCTCGGCGGCGGGCGCGCCTCGGTGGCCTACCACGAGCTGGCGCACGGCAACGACTTCGTCCGCAACGAGTTCGAGGCCCGCCAGCAGGGCGACGGCGGCTTCCTGCTGCACGGCACCAAGCAGGTGATCAACAACGCCGGCCGGGCCGACGCCTGGCTGCTGTTCAGCCGCACCTCCGACGCACCGGGCTCGCGCAGCCACTCGGTGCTGATGGTGGAGCGCTCCGAGACGGACGCGCGGCGGCTGCGGATCCTGCCGCGCTACGAGACCGTCGGCGTCCGCGGCTGCCAGCTGTCGGGACTGGACTTCGACCAGGCCCCGGTACCGGAGCAGGCCCTGGTCGGCGGGCTCGGCCGGGGCGTCGAACTGGCGCTGCGGTCCTTCCAGATCACCCGCAGCGCGGTCCCCGGGATGGCCCTCGGCGCGGCCGACACCAGCCTCCGCACCGTGGTCTCCTTCGCCCTGGGCCGCAAGCTCTACCGCCGCTCGGTGATGGACATCCCGCACGCCAGGGCGACCCTCGGCGGCGCCTTCCTGGACCTGCTGACCAGCGACAGCCTCTCGCTGGTCGCCACCAGGGCGGTGCACCTGCTGCCGGAGGAGACCTCGGTCTACGCCTCGGCGGTCAAGTACCTGGTGCCCAAGCTGCTCACCGAGACCATGTACGAGCTGTCCATCGTGCTCGGGGCCCGCTTCTACGTCCGGGAGGGCGAGTTCGGCATCTTCCAGAAGCACATCAGGGACCTGCCGGTGCTGAGCCTCGGCCATGCCGGCTCGGCCGCCTGCCAGGCCACCATCATCCCGCAGCTGCCCCGGCTGGCTCGGCGCTCCTGGTTCCAGGGCGAGCCCGCCCCGGACGAGCTGTTCCAACTCCGCACCGACCTGCCGGAGATCCCGTTCCAGCGGCTCACCCTGGCCAGCGGCCGGGACAGCGTGAGCTGCGCACTGGTGGCCGCGGTGGCCTCGCTGCCCGACGGAACGCCCACCGAGGTGGCCCTCCAGTCGCTGGCCCTGCGGCTGATGGACGAGCTGCGGCAGCTCCAGGAGCAGAGCCTGGAGCTGTCGTTGGAGGACCGCACGGCACTGGCCTCACCGGCCAGCTTCGCGCTGGTGGACCGCTACACGGTGGTGCTGGCCGGGGCCTCCGTGCTGGGGGTGTGGCGGCAGGCGCAGGCGCTCGGCGACGACCGGTTCCTGGCCGACCCCGCCTGGGCCGCCGCCGCCCTGCACCGGCTGGTCCGGCGGCTCGGCTACCAGCCGGCGCCGCTGCCGGCCGGCTGCGAGGAGCAGGTCCACCAGGAACTGCTGCGCCGGTACGAGGAGCGGCACAGCTTCGACCTCTACGACACCCCGCTGGCGGGCTGA
- a CDS encoding 4'-phosphopantetheinyl transferase family protein: protein MTAAERSRSVQPFGPLIRIAGRDGPWHRIGADLAAYGTALVYARTGDWRPDQAPGPRLRALLGRDWSRYLDLSRPDVRNRFAASRVLLKYAAGAALQVAPESLELGYRSTGRPYLRGNDALDISLSHTEGLLLVGLTTSGFIGVDVEDARREFHEAGLARHWCTPDELARIEALAPELRDPALVRLWTLKESYSKALGLGMQFRFTDFGFDYEHDGRITARTVEDAPVGPNDWAFQSYALDDDFTVSSAVYNVGFGSTDDTAAHTMLDLSLFDAVASVLGDEESAADAGESW, encoded by the coding sequence ATGACCGCAGCGGAGCGGAGCCGGTCGGTGCAGCCGTTCGGACCGCTGATCAGGATCGCCGGCCGGGACGGGCCCTGGCACCGGATCGGCGCTGACCTGGCCGCGTACGGCACCGCGCTGGTCTACGCCCGCACCGGGGACTGGCGGCCGGACCAGGCCCCCGGCCCCCGGCTCCGGGCCCTGCTGGGCCGGGACTGGAGCCGCTACCTGGACCTGTCCCGGCCGGACGTCAGGAACCGCTTCGCCGCCTCCCGGGTACTGCTCAAGTACGCGGCCGGGGCGGCGCTCCAGGTTGCACCGGAGTCCCTGGAGCTGGGCTACCGCTCCACCGGCCGCCCCTATCTGCGCGGCAACGACGCGCTGGACATCAGCCTCAGCCACACCGAGGGGCTGCTCCTGGTCGGACTGACCACCAGTGGCTTCATCGGCGTCGACGTGGAGGACGCGCGCCGCGAGTTCCACGAGGCCGGCCTGGCACGGCACTGGTGCACCCCCGACGAACTGGCCCGGATCGAGGCGCTGGCGCCGGAGCTGCGCGACCCGGCACTGGTGCGGTTGTGGACGCTCAAGGAGTCCTACAGCAAGGCGCTCGGCCTCGGCATGCAGTTCCGCTTCACCGATTTCGGCTTCGACTACGAGCACGACGGGCGGATCACCGCGCGCACCGTCGAGGACGCCCCGGTCGGCCCGAACGACTGGGCCTTCCAGAGCTATGCGCTGGACGACGACTTCACCGTCAGCTCGGCCGTCTACAACGTCGGCTTCGGCTCGACCGATGACACGGCGGCGCACACCATGCTCGACCTCAGCCTGTTCGACGCGGTCGCCTCCGTGCTCGGCGACGAGGAGTCCGCGGCCGACGCCGGCGAGAGCTGGTGA
- a CDS encoding 3-oxoacyl-ACP synthase III family protein, with translation MDGREAYLLSIGTALPGDPVDNAQLAKALGVSEEWIEVFIGTRTRHFARDFATGEVRWSLADLCAAAAERAVAAAGVDAASIDFVVMGTATPDALMPATVNMVADQLGLDQIPTYQLQSGCAGAVQALDLARTLVTSTGGTGLVIGGDVCSKHLDLRRDLTAAAPSELVNYVLFGDGAGAVLLGPEPTGEAVALRRVLNRVTGLGRKPGQVIEWFGMADRDSGKQAINEDYKAIEESVPAMAEEILWELLDELGWSADELDYLLPPQLSGTMTAKINSRLNLPGAVEVSCVADTGNNGNALPFLQTELLLKQMTSGQKALAVAVESSKWLKAGFALEKL, from the coding sequence ATGGACGGTCGGGAGGCATACCTCCTCTCCATCGGGACAGCCCTGCCGGGCGACCCGGTGGACAACGCCCAACTCGCCAAGGCGCTCGGCGTCAGCGAGGAGTGGATCGAGGTCTTCATCGGGACCAGGACCCGGCACTTCGCCCGGGACTTCGCCACCGGCGAGGTCCGCTGGAGCCTCGCCGACCTCTGCGCCGCCGCTGCGGAGCGGGCGGTCGCGGCGGCCGGAGTGGACGCGGCGTCCATCGACTTCGTGGTGATGGGCACCGCCACCCCGGACGCGCTGATGCCGGCCACCGTCAACATGGTCGCCGACCAGCTCGGCCTGGACCAGATTCCCACCTACCAGCTGCAGTCCGGCTGCGCGGGCGCGGTCCAGGCCCTCGACCTGGCCCGGACCCTGGTCACCAGCACCGGCGGCACCGGGCTGGTGATCGGCGGCGACGTCTGCAGCAAGCACCTCGACCTGCGCCGGGACCTCACCGCCGCCGCCCCGAGCGAACTGGTCAACTACGTCCTGTTCGGCGACGGCGCCGGAGCCGTGCTGCTCGGCCCCGAGCCGACCGGTGAGGCGGTCGCGCTGCGTCGGGTGCTTAACCGCGTCACCGGGCTCGGGCGCAAGCCGGGACAGGTGATCGAGTGGTTCGGCATGGCCGACCGGGACAGCGGGAAGCAGGCGATCAACGAGGACTACAAGGCGATCGAGGAGTCCGTCCCGGCCATGGCCGAGGAGATCCTTTGGGAGCTGCTGGACGAACTCGGCTGGTCTGCCGACGAGTTGGACTACCTGCTGCCGCCCCAGCTGTCCGGGACGATGACCGCGAAGATCAACTCCAGGCTCAATCTGCCCGGCGCCGTCGAGGTGTCCTGCGTCGCGGACACCGGTAACAACGGCAACGCCCTGCCCTTCCTGCAGACCGAGCTGCTGCTGAAGCAGATGACCAGCGGTCAGAAGGCCCTGGCCGTGGCGGTTGAGTCGAGCAAGTGGCTCAAGGCCGGATTCGCCCTGGAAAAGCTCTGA
- a CDS encoding 2-oxo acid dehydrogenase subunit E2, with product MTGPRIVPVQGRRHTVYFQEFAARQRAVFLDTEVDMARVEAHREAARDASGRTFSRVSYVLFAVGRVLAEYPAANAVMAPGWPSRWRAPRVARYDGVTAKLALDRELQGERSVLSALVPGVERAGLAEIQQRVDRYRGPGTDQLPEFAGVRKLVRLPVPLGRLAFGLAMRDLARREQVFGTVSVSSLGHGQVDGFHSVGGTALTVNLGRVVDRPVVRDGAVAVVPVMRLNLAFDHRVVDGALASDVLGALKQQLEEFDDRSGAEPVGAAVRTADQDRRPGRALAPDRR from the coding sequence ATGACCGGGCCCCGGATCGTGCCGGTCCAGGGCCGCCGGCACACGGTCTACTTCCAGGAGTTCGCGGCCCGGCAGCGGGCGGTCTTCCTGGACACCGAGGTGGACATGGCGCGGGTGGAGGCCCACCGCGAGGCCGCCCGCGACGCCTCGGGCCGCACCTTCTCCCGGGTCAGCTACGTGCTGTTCGCGGTCGGCCGGGTGCTCGCCGAGTACCCGGCCGCCAATGCGGTGATGGCCCCGGGCTGGCCCAGCCGCTGGCGCGCGCCGCGGGTCGCCCGCTACGACGGGGTCACCGCCAAACTGGCGCTGGACCGCGAACTGCAGGGCGAGCGCAGCGTGCTGTCGGCGCTGGTGCCCGGTGTCGAGCGGGCCGGCCTGGCCGAAATCCAGCAGCGGGTCGACCGCTACCGGGGCCCCGGCACCGACCAGCTGCCCGAGTTCGCCGGGGTGCGCAAGCTGGTCCGGCTGCCGGTGCCGCTGGGACGGCTGGCGTTCGGGCTGGCCATGCGCGACCTCGCCCGCCGGGAGCAGGTCTTCGGCACCGTCTCGGTCAGCTCGCTCGGCCACGGCCAGGTGGACGGCTTCCACTCGGTCGGCGGCACCGCGCTCACCGTCAACCTCGGACGGGTCGTGGACCGTCCGGTGGTGCGGGACGGCGCGGTCGCCGTCGTCCCGGTCATGCGGCTGAACCTGGCCTTCGACCACCGTGTCGTGGACGGTGCCCTGGCTTCCGACGTGCTCGGCGCACTCAAGCAGCAACTGGAGGAATTCGATGACCGCAGCGGAGCGGAGCCGGTCGGTGCAGCCGTTCGGACCGCTGATCAGGATCGCCGGCCGGGACGGGCCCTGGCACCGGATCGGCGCTGA